TGGGAGTGGCTCTCTGCTCATCAACAGAACTGGGATGCTTATCAGTTTGCTCAACACATTCGAGAATGCGAACTACAATTTGAGCAGATAGAACTGGAGCGGGATGCTATCTTTGATTTTTTCGCACAGCTATCTGAATCGGAACAGCGGTGTATTCTAACCGGGCTGCTGACTGATGTAGAGACAGATCAATGGCAGCAAGAATTAAATTCCACTTACTCTTCCTGGCAGCGTCTCTATCTGCATCTCATCGAGCGCTATGCTCCAGAACGCTATTTGGATAGTCTACGTCAGACGATTCCTCAACGCTGGGAAAATGGCTTGCTCATTCTCGAAGCTTTACTCGCAGAACAAAAATACAGCGAGAGTTTGATCATTGTTCAAGAAACCCTTCAGGCGCTGTTGAGTTTCAAACGAGTGGAGGTAGACTGGTCTCCCGAAGCAACACTCTTGATCGCGGCTGTGAACTTCCTTTATTCAGAAGAGCAGAAAAATGCAAGTCAGTTGTTAGGTTACTACCGACAGGTAGCGGCAGGATTAAATCAAACTGAGCGATCGAACGCCCTAGCCGTTCAGCAGATCGCGATCGCGCATTGGTCAGATTGGTCAGCAATGTTCCAAGCGTTCACTAATACTCCGCTTTCGGACTCCACATATCAAGGGCTGTTCCAATCCTGGCGCAACTATGTCGATCGTAGAACTAAACCCAGAATTTGGAGACTCTATGGCGTACCTAAAAGTCTTGATACTTGGTGGGTTCTCTGGTTAATCGACAGTATTGCAGATCCCCAAAAGGGCGCAACTTGGTTTCAGCAAACGATCACCGATTGGCTGTCTCAGCTTCCTGGCGATGAACGGCAATTAGGCGAGAACTACGATGTGCTGAAACTGTTGACCAAAGATTTGATTGAAATTCAGAACAAGGGAAAACATCAACATCCTTGGTTCTACGAAGTCGTGATTCGTCCGAATGAGTCTGCAATGGAGAGTAATTCATCCCGACAAGCCTATCTCAAACAGTATGCGCCTCCTGATTTACTCGATCAGGTGATGAACTATTGGAAGACTCATCTAAAAGCATTTGTGCCCCGACCAGAGGCTGCTAAAGGCTCTGAGTACGGAGCGCAAGCTCGCTGGATGGCAGCATTGAAGGAGCTTTCTCCTAGCAACTATGAAACGCTGCTCACCCAATGGCGGGAAGTGCATCGACGACGCAGCAATTTGTGGAAAGCGATGCAAGAATTAGGACTGAACTGATATGAATGTAGAAGTCACGATCGTGGTTTCAACTCCGCCGCGAGAAGAGGATTTTGATAGCCTGAGACTTGCAGCAGCTAGGCTCACAGATCATCCAAGCAGCATTACGGTGCAAATGGAGCAAACTAACGATCGCATTTCCCTGATTACGAATTTCACGATGCGAACCACCGCTCAGTACAAAGTGGTCGGCGATATCTCCAGCCAATTCAAGTTCCACACCTTTGATATTGAGGGATATGAGGACATAATTATCACATTTCCCAAGTCAGGTAGAGGGGATTGACCATGAGTGAGTACCAATATTACGAATTTCGCACGGTTGATCGCATTCTCACCGCGAAAGAGCAGGCAGAGATCAAAAAGCTCTCCAGTCGGGTTCAACTCACCTCAACGCAGGCAACCTTCGTTTACAACTATGGAGATTTTCGAGGTGATCCGGAAAAGGTCTTAACCGATTACTTTGACATCATGTTTTATGTTGCGAGTTGGAGTACTTGGAGGCTGATGTTTCGGTTCCCGAAAGCGATCGCTGATCCTAAATGGTTTCAGCCTTACGAATTACCAGATTCAATAACAATTTCAACCACTCCGAAATACACGGTGCTAGATGTTGAAATCAGTGATGAAGAGGGCTTGCGACCTTGGACGACAGGGGAAGGGTGGCTCTCGCGCTTGCTACCGCTCCGCGATGAACTGCTCCAGGGAGATTTGCGCTTGTTGTATCTCGCCTGGTTGCGAGTAGCTCCTAACTTGGCTGGCTATGTTTTAGAAGACGATCCCGTTGAGCCTGCTATTCCGCCTAATCTGGGACAGTTATCCGAGCCGTTGAAAGCGTTTATTGAATGGGTTGGACTCGATGCAGATTGGGTGACGGTGGCGGCTCAAGCAAGTGTGCGTCAGCGCTTAGCGCAAAGCGCAACTCCGAAGGAACCGAAAACAGAACAACCTTTAGAAAACTGGCTATCTGCACTATCTGAGGCTGAGAAGCAGGAATTTCTGCTCAAACTGGTGCGACGGGAATCACAGGTTGATTTGCAATTGATCACGCGATTGCAGGAATTGGCGGGGGTAGAGCGATCTCAGCCTGAATCGACACCCGGATATCGACGGCTTTCTGACTTGGGAACCGCTGCTCAACAACTCAGAACGCAGCGCCAGCGAAAAGAGCAGGATGCGGCGCAGGAAAAGCGAATTCGAGAGTTAGAAGCCCTAGCACCGAAGGAAGCCCAAATGTGGCAAAAAGTCACGGAACTGATCGATCGCAAGCAGCCAAAATACTATGATGAAGCGACTACTTTGCTCAAGGACTTGCGCGATTTGGCGAAACATCAGGGGCGATTGCCTTCGGCAACAGCGAAGCTTCCGGTGGAATTTACCGAACGCTTTGAAGGACTGCGGGCAGAATATCAAAGTCGTCGTGCTTTGATGACCCGATTTAGTAAAATTCAGCCTCAAGATTGACAACGGAATTTACGATCGCGATGCTTTATGATCGAGTCGGTTCTCTGTAGGGTTTGTCATGACGGGTAGTAATGATGCGATCGATCACGACCGTTTGTTCAAAGAACTCATCTCGACCTTTTTCCTGGAGTTTCTCGAACTCTTTTTGCCAGAGATGCGGGCAACCATTGACCCCGACTCCATTCGGTTCCTCCAGCAGGAATACTTTGCCGACCTCACCGCAGGGGAAGACAAGATTATCGATCTGCTCGTGGAAGTGAAACAACTGGGCGAAGATGCCGTTTTCATTTTCCATCTCGAAGCCCAAGCGTCCCCAGAATCCCACTTCACCCGACGGATTTTCTTTTACTTTGCACGATTGCACCAAAAGTTTCTTCTGCGAATTTATCCAATCGTCATCTTCTCCTTCGACCAGCCTTATCGCGAAGAACCGCACACCTACACCGTCGAGTTTCCCAATTGGAAAGTGTTGGAATTCAACTTCAAATCTATCCAATTGAATCGCCTGAACTGGCGAGATTTTCTGAATCAGCCGAACCCCGTGGCGGCCGCCTTGATGAGCAAGATGCGGATTGCGATCGCAGACCGTCCGAGGGTGAAAGTCGAGTGTCTACGATTATTGGCGACGTTGCAACTTGATCCAGCCCGGACGAGATTAATCTCAGGCTTTGTAGACACGTATCTGAAACTGAATGCGATCGAGACTCAGGCATTTCAGGCGGAAATTGCTAAAATTGAACCAGAACGGAGGGAGGGCGTGATGCAGATTGTCACCAGTTGGATGCAAGAGGGGATCGACCAAGGCATTGCACGAGAGCGATCGCTCGTTTTGCGTCTGCTCACCAAGCGAGTTGGAACCTTGTCGTCTGAAGTTCGTGATCGCATTGACCAACTTTCCATTGAGCAAGTAGAAGCACTAGGGGAAGCGCTATTAGAGTTTGGGAGTTTAACAGACTTGGAGGCTTGGCTTTCACAGTCATTGGACGATTAGAGCGGACGGCTTCTAGCAACCCGTTTCTTTTAAGGCAAAGCAAGATTGCGATCGCGACTCCTGTTCAGGATGGGTACAATTATCCCTTTGGGAACTGCGAAGTGATCGTGCGCTCCGATTCTGTTAGAAGCGATTTCTTTATTCCTTCTTCAGGTGTTAAAGGGCGGCTTTGCATTGACTTCCTTCGACCGTCCATCTTCTGAGTTGAGCTTTCGAGGTTCATGCGTCAGCTTCTGAGGTTCATGATTGAGCTTCCGAAGCTCATGAGGTGAGTGCTGGAAGCTCACAATTCAGCTTTGAAAGTTTAGGGATGAGCTTTAGAAGGTGTTATGTAGGGTAAGACTGAAACTTTTTCGATAGATTAGGAGAATTCGCTCAAGGCAGGAATTAATTATAGGGATTTGCTGAAGAAAAAGAATGACCTTCATAGTTAGGGCTATTATCGCTCTTAAATCTACCCATTTGATGGGCTAGATGGAATTGGTTCCCATCTGATTCAGCTATCTGAGAGAGATAGACGGAAGGGAAGTAAGCAA
This genomic interval from Leptolyngbya sp. NIES-2104 contains the following:
- a CDS encoding DUF4351 domain-containing protein is translated as MTGSNDAIDHDRLFKELISTFFLEFLELFLPEMRATIDPDSIRFLQQEYFADLTAGEDKIIDLLVEVKQLGEDAVFIFHLEAQASPESHFTRRIFFYFARLHQKFLLRIYPIVIFSFDQPYREEPHTYTVEFPNWKVLEFNFKSIQLNRLNWRDFLNQPNPVAAALMSKMRIAIADRPRVKVECLRLLATLQLDPARTRLISGFVDTYLKLNAIETQAFQAEIAKIEPERREGVMQIVTSWMQEGIDQGIARERSLVLRLLTKRVGTLSSEVRDRIDQLSIEQVEALGEALLEFGSLTDLEAWLSQSLDD